The Tissierella sp. genome includes the window AACCAAAGTATTATATACCGTACAATTCTAGTAATCCAGCTAAGAAATACGCGCTCATCGAAGAAGAAGTAAAGTTCCTTGATAAGTTGCTTGAAAAAAGTAGTCACTTAAAAGGAGAATTCCAACTTTCTCGTTTGTCTGATGGGACAGTAAATGTGGCTTATAATAGATACCCTGTTGGAAAGATAAAATTGCAAGGAAGAAAACATACAATGCTTGTGCTTACAAGTTTATATAAGAACAAAACAATTGAAGGCGGTTTAGATGAGTTTATAATTGCAATTGACATCTGGATAAAATATATTAGCAATACTTTGAAACTAAAATAGGACTTGTATAAATTACTGGTTTAGCAAGAACATTAATTTCAGAAGTCTGTCCTAAACGGCAAACACAAACTGAGTCTAGATACTATAACATAATATGGGATCGAGGTGACTATATTGCTTGAATTAAAACGCTTAGTATCTGATTTTTTTAAATTGGTTACAAGACAAAATATCGAAATTTACAATGAATTTAGCCTGCAACATGAACTCGGCATTTTTTTAAGGGAAGCTCTTCCTACATATAAAGTGCAATTTGAAAGAAATATAACTTTTTTTACTACTGACACTAATACAATTAAGAAAGAAATTGATATTTCAATTTTTTCAGAGGATAAAAAAGAGAAATATGCCATTGAACTTAAATGCCCATTAAATGGTCAGTATCCTGAGCAGATGTACTCGTTTGTTAAAGACATTAGATTCATGGAGCAGTTGAGACAAAGAGGGTTTGTAAAGACATGCTGTGTAACATTGGTTTCAGACAAGCCATTTTATCAAGGAAAATTGAATGATGGCATTTATCGATTTTTCAGAGAAGAATATTCAGTTTATGGTGAAGTTTTCAAACCTACCGGTATCGGAAAGAACGAAGAATGTATCACATTATTTGGTAGGCATGATTTTATATGGAATGATTTTAATGGGAATCGCAAATATTACATAATTGAGATTTAGAATGTGCCACAGTTTTATTATTTACTGATATATCACTGTAAGATTTAAATGAAGATGAGGAAATAATGATTGCTAATTAGAAGTATGGTGTTTTTGAAAAGCATAAAGAAATTGAATTTAAAAATAACTCAAGTAAAGAATAATTTGATGGAGATTATCAATGCAGATTATTTTAATGCTGATTAATATCAACTTAGAATTTGATAGGGTGTAAAAAGTATTAACAAGAGAGGTGAATTTACAATGTCATTTTTTAACCTTTTTAAAGGAAAATCGAAACCAGTTAAAAGTGAAGTAACATCTGCACAGAATAGGGTACAGTCCGGAGTTATAAAACAGCCAAAAGCAAATATATCATCGTTCATAAAGGTGACTACTGAAATAATACCATCCGTTGCAGAAGAAATTGTTCCAGCCGAAAAGAGAATGCAAACTGCAATTGCTAGCAAGCATGGCTTATATCCACACGAGGTACTGGTTCTCGATTATGCCAGTTCATATTATATGGGAGGTAATTCCTTTCAAGGCTTTTGGTGGTACAGGTATGGTGTGAGGGATGTCGACAAATATCTTCTTTCCCTGCTTGATCGAGGATTTCTGGAAGTTGGAGATTTACAGAATGCTATTGAAAAAGAAAATGCCACAGTTATAAAGGATGAATTGAGGAAACACGGACTTAAAGTGAGCGGTAGAAAAGATGAATTGGTAAAGCGGCTAATGGAAGAGATATCCCATGAAGAACTAAACACCCGTTTCGCTAAAAGAACATACCAGTTAACTGAGCTCGGAAAGCAAGCACTTGAAGAAGAAGGTTATGTACCATACATACACCGTCATACGCTTGAAGATCTAGATATATGGTCACTCAACAAAATAATTCATGAACCACCATATATGCCCTATCGGGATAAGATATGGGGTTATCTTAATAAACGAAGCATGGAGCATTTTGCAGCTCGTGACTTTGGCTTATACAGAAACTGTAGGTATCATATGTCAACTTTTCTGGTAGAAGAAAATAAGATACACGATGCGCTGGGTATGTTATCAGAAGTCGTATTCTATGATTTAAGCGGTCTTGGTAATGGCTACGATCCGCAGTTTCTTGATATATACGCACATAACTTTTTCCCTTACAAAGAATCTACAGTTACAATGGCGCCAGGTATCACAAGTGCGGTTATCCATTGTCAGAATGAACTTGATTTATCGGACGAAGAACTAAGAACAGCAATGCTTGGCCAAATGAACCACTTGAGTGTACCATTTCATCTTTTTACACCGGAAGAATGTGTTGACATTGTTTTAATGGAAAGCCATGAAGATATTGAAACATTGACCAAAATGTATGCCAAAGCAAAACGGCGATTTAAGCAGAAATTTCCGGACATTAAGTGTTGATAAAGGAGATAGATATTCATGGGTAAAGTGAAAACTCCACATGTAATTACACCAAAGATAAGAGAATTATGTCGATTCATATCTGAGCATGAACCTGTATTTGTTACGGTTATCGATGAATCAAGTAGCATTATCAACGAGTGTTTTCAAAATGTTGACACATATATAAAAGAGCACGGTGGTCAAAGAGTTCTCGGCTGGAGCATTTGGCAAAGGGCGAATGTCCTAATTGAAGCAGAGGCTCATGCTATATGGAAATCTCCCACAGGTGAAATGTTTGATATTACTCCACATATAAATAATGAAACATCAATACTGTTTTTACTTGACAATCAAATGACTTATAGCGGGTATTGTATACCTAATATCCGTAAAGCACTGACCTCATCACCGCTAGTGGCTGAGTTTATCGGTTTGTTTAATGAACGTGATCGAATAGCATCAGAGTCACTACAAAATACATTTTCATTACCGGCTGATATGGTCAAAAGGATGATTGAAATAGAACAAGTTCTTAACCAGCGAGTTGGCCGCAATGATCCGTGTCCATGCCAATCAGGATTAAAGTATAAAAAGTGCTGCTGGAAGTACGATACATAATATGGATGGTGAAAAGTTGAATGATAAAAGCTATACAGTTACTTCCATGAAAAAGAAGAACAAAAAGAAAGAATTCTGAAATGGAGGAGAAGGCAAAGTAATATATGATTTTTGGTTTTTGGCTTTCTCTGACTTTGTAGGCAATACGGAACAATGCGAGTTGTTGGAAAAATATCCTTACAATGGTGAGATGAATAGAAAGATAATTACAACAAAATCTATTTTTGTAAGTTCTAATGAGATTGTTTTAAATTGTATCGAATAAAGCCTTTAAGAGTTCAAGAACTTTTGAAGGTTTTATTGCTTACAATTTACAAGTATTATAATGCAAATTGCAGGCACTGAATTGCAAAAAAACGGCACAACAATGTCTACTATTTAAGAAATATATCCTTCCACCAAGGGGATACCAGATACTTACGACATCATTATTGTACTCTCAAGGCACGTTGAGGCAATCGTGAAGATGGAAAAACTATAGAATATAGCAATAGCAAGAGTTTAAGGCATTGAATGTACAGATGACATTCAATGCCTTTCTGTTCTCGGGAACATGTCCATTAAAAAACATATTGTATATACTGATGCAAAATTCAATATTAATTATTATAAGGATATGTGGAATAGGAAATATATGTTTATTAGATATAGGCTGTATGGTACAATAATTATGAGTAGAATATTGATTATTGTAATGTTTGTGAAAGTTTCCGTAAATCGTGAAAGGAGTGGTTGGTATGATGAAAACAACAATGAAAACTAAGCGTGCAGGGAGGGTGCATGTCTTATAAACCCTCGGAATAATTTACTGGAGGAAAGTATGAGAATAAAAAAAGAGAATATTATAATTAGAAGTGCTAGTGTAGATGATGCTATTCAATTAAACAAGTGGTGGAATGATGGTGAAGTTATGGAGCATGCAGGATTTTCCAAAGGATTAGGACAATCCTTGGAAGAAACCATAGATGAAATTGGAAACTGGGAAGGAAAATTAAGCCAGCTTTGTATAATTGAAATTGATGGCAAGCTCGTTGGGGAGCTGAGTTATAGAATTAAAGGTGATGGTGCTGCATATCCTGGATGGAAAATATGTGATTCTGGTTATCAAAACCAAGGGTATGATCCACAAATTATTAAACTGTTATTTGAATTTCTATTTATAGATGAAAATATTAATTCTAAATTCCCTATAGATAGAATTATATGGGACACTATGCTTGAGAATAAAAGAGCACAATATGTATATGAATATAAGATTAAGGCAAGAAAGATAGGAATAAAAGAAAACTCCTTTAAAGTCCAGCTTGGTAATTGGCGAGGCTCAGTAGACTATGAAATAAGCAGGGGGGAGTTTTTAAATGCTAGATAAGAAAGGCTTTGATTTATGGGCAGATGGATATGACAAAAGTGTAGAGTTAAGTGAAGAAAATGATGAATACCCATTTGCAGGTTATAAAGATGTTTTAAATACTATTTATAATATAGCCCGCAAGAGAGAGGGAGCAAAAATATTAGATATTGGATTTGGTACAGGGGTATTAACTAAAAAACTCTATGATGATGGCTATGAAATATATGGTATAGATTTTTCCCAAAAGATGATA containing:
- a CDS encoding SEC-C metal-binding domain-containing protein, with amino-acid sequence MGKVKTPHVITPKIRELCRFISEHEPVFVTVIDESSSIINECFQNVDTYIKEHGGQRVLGWSIWQRANVLIEAEAHAIWKSPTGEMFDITPHINNETSILFLLDNQMTYSGYCIPNIRKALTSSPLVAEFIGLFNERDRIASESLQNTFSLPADMVKRMIEIEQVLNQRVGRNDPCPCQSGLKYKKCCWKYDT
- a CDS encoding GNAT family protein, translating into MRIKKENIIIRSASVDDAIQLNKWWNDGEVMEHAGFSKGLGQSLEETIDEIGNWEGKLSQLCIIEIDGKLVGELSYRIKGDGAAYPGWKICDSGYQNQGYDPQIIKLLFEFLFIDENINSKFPIDRIIWDTMLENKRAQYVYEYKIKARKIGIKENSFKVQLGNWRGSVDYEISRGEFLNAR
- a CDS encoding SAP domain-containing protein, with amino-acid sequence MSFFNLFKGKSKPVKSEVTSAQNRVQSGVIKQPKANISSFIKVTTEIIPSVAEEIVPAEKRMQTAIASKHGLYPHEVLVLDYASSYYMGGNSFQGFWWYRYGVRDVDKYLLSLLDRGFLEVGDLQNAIEKENATVIKDELRKHGLKVSGRKDELVKRLMEEISHEELNTRFAKRTYQLTELGKQALEEEGYVPYIHRHTLEDLDIWSLNKIIHEPPYMPYRDKIWGYLNKRSMEHFAARDFGLYRNCRYHMSTFLVEENKIHDALGMLSEVVFYDLSGLGNGYDPQFLDIYAHNFFPYKESTVTMAPGITSAVIHCQNELDLSDEELRTAMLGQMNHLSVPFHLFTPEECVDIVLMESHEDIETLTKMYAKAKRRFKQKFPDIKC